In Stomoxys calcitrans chromosome 2, idStoCalc2.1, whole genome shotgun sequence, the following proteins share a genomic window:
- the LOC106081473 gene encoding trissin produces the protein MCLTNIASLLAEYKSEEKMHNKVHFYALLLCIIFMQILTSTAIPCDSCGNECASACGTKHFRTCCFNYLRKRTDPNAMKMITNKRLIDFIMLQGRAFYTQNEMSQERRQQQRRQQQQKLLSRTLPFNREDYNGTLVFEDLQAYYD, from the exons atgtgtTTGACAAATATCGCATCACTGTTGGCAGAATACAAATCCGAGGAAAAAATGCATAATAAAGTGCATTTTTACGCCCTGTTACTTT GCAttatttttatgcaaattcTTACATCAACGGCCATACCATGTGATTCATGTGGCAATGAATGTGCCAGCGCCTGCGGCACAAAACATTTTAG AACATGTTGCTTCAACTATTTGCGGAAGCGCACCGATCCCAATGCGATGAAGATGATTACAAATAAACGTCTCATCGATTTTATCATGTTGCAAGGACGTGCGTTTTATACCCAAAATGAGATGAGCCAAGAGAGGAGACAGCAGCAAAGgcgacagcaacaacaaaagctCTTATCCAGAACTCTGCCTTTTAATAGGGAGGATTACAATGGAACCTTAGTTTTTGAAGACTTGCAAGCTTACTATGACTAG